In the Astatotilapia calliptera chromosome 5, fAstCal1.2, whole genome shotgun sequence genome, one interval contains:
- the dag1 gene encoding dystroglycan 1, with protein sequence MRDKQSLGRLGLSNGLDVRLPRTRVVLLGVLLTVAVAAELDIDVLGGMVLIEAGGESERFDGGRGELEASMHSSLLQDFQEVTEGVAAADVGETAANQQNAATPTAFPDSSAVVGRIFRMKVPNKMEDVYLGDIVKITEMGKDSLPEWLHWDASSRILQGLPLEEDKGVHYITVSISNHTKSSSSSEVFSIAVHPEDCLDSDSAQLTSNQASTENDVQQFMCGNEEPVTVLTVILDADLTKMSSEQRVELLDNMRSFSGVGLQYMKMLPVVNNRLFDMSAFMAGPGNAKKVVENGALLSWKLGCSLDQSTVPDINSVQGPAKEGTMSAKLGYPVVGWHIANKKPHVPKRVRRQLNNTPTPILVVPPPTTAVEPPVRIIPTLSSPSIAAPTESSAPPVRGPVPLPGKPTFRVRDPIAHTPTTGPSQPTKVMESTSSIAIQPSMTRPTYVQPTATPATASTPTSTRKPTRKPGRKQKTTTPAFRTPKTPTTKSPMTTTSRTVPDPFNEKPELRNPIDQVNALVGTYFEVKIPSDTFFDKEDGTTDKLRLTLRQNHNEIVPEDSWIQFNTTSQLLYGLPDVQHVGKHEYFMQAADKGDLNAIDAFEVRVNRWPTNDKTPVIFTARFEGEPRSVTNNIHRKILLVKKLAYVLGDRNSSTVSLRNITKGSIVVEWTNTSLPQHPCPKEQILVMSRTLANSDGRPSQSFKHIMDPEFKPLDVKVKGRASCRMYSFIPPGDIDIPEPPAVTPAVGSSKDSADDVYLHTVIPAVVVAAILLIAGIIAMICYRKKRKGKLTIEDQATFIKKGVPIIFADELDDSKPPPSSSMPLILQEEKPPLPPPEYPNMATPETTPLNQELLGEYTALQDDDPNAPPYQPPPPFTTPMEGKGSRPKNITPYRSPPPYVPP encoded by the exons ATGCGCGATAAACAAAGTTTGGGCCGGCTCGGGCTGAGCAACGGCCTCGACGTGAGACTACCCAGGACTAGAGTCGTGCTGCTGGGCGTGCTGCTCACCGTGGCCGTGGCTGCGGAGCTGGACATCGACGTGCTTGGCGGCATGGTGTTGATAGAAGCGGGCGGAGAAAGCGAGAGGTTTGACGGAGGCAGAGGCGAGCTCGAGGCCTCCATGCACTCCTCGCTCTTGCAGGACTTCCAGGAAGTGACAGAGGGCGTCGCGGCGGCGGACGTTGGCGAAACGGCAGCAAATCAGCAAAACGCAGCTACGCCCACAGCCTTCCCCGACTCTTCAGCGGTGGTGGGTCGGATTTTCCGGATGAAGGTGCCAAACAAGATGGAGGATGTCTACCTGGGTGATATCGTCAAG ATTACAGAGATGGGTAAGGACTCGCTCCCAGAATGGCTGCACTGGGATGCCAGCAGCAGAATCTTGCAAGGTCTACCTTTGGAAGAGGATAAAGGTGTTCACTACATCACCGTGTCCATCTCCAACCACACTAAATCCTCGTCTTCTTCAGAGGTATTTTCCATTGCAGTGCACCCTGAAGATTGCCTGGATTCAGATTCAGCTCAGCTGACGTCTAACCAGGCGTCCACTGAAAATGACGTCCAACAGTTCATGTGTGGGAACGAGGAACCGGTCACAGTGCTGACGGTGATCCTGGATGCTGATTTGACAAAGATGAGCTCAGAGCAGAGGGTAGAGCTTCTGGATAACATGAGGAGCTTCTCTGGTGTTGGGCTTCAGTACATGAAGATgctccctgtggtcaacaacaggcTGTTTGACATGTCTGCGTTTATGGCTGGACCTGGGAATGCCAAAAAG GTGGTGGAGAACGGCGCTCTGTTGTCCTGGAAGCTCGGCTGCTCGCTGGACCAGAGCACAGTCCCAGATATCAACAGCGTCCAGGGTCCTGCAAAGGAAGGCACAATGTCAGCCAAGCTGGGTTACCCCGTGGTGGGCTGGCACATCGCTAACAAGAAACCTCATGTCCCCAAACGAGTGAGACGACAACTAAACAACACTCCGACGCCTATTCTGGTTGTGCCTCCTCCAACAACTGCAGTGGAGCCACCAGTGCGAATTATCCCaaccctctcctctccctctatTGCTGCACCGACTGAAAGCTCTGCCCCTCCCGTGAGAGGTCCCGTCCCGCTTCCGGGAAAGCCTACTTTTAGAGTACGTGACCCTATTGCTCACACTCCGACTACGGGACCTTCCCAGCCAACGAAGGTCATGGAGTCCACCAGCAGCATTGCTATCCAGCCGAGCATGACCAGGCCTACCTACGTACAACCCACCGCCACACCAGCCACAGCCTCCACACCCACATCCACCAGAAAACCTACCAGGAAACCAGGAAGGAAGCAGAAGACAACCACACCAGCATTCAGAACGCCAAAGACCCCCACAACAAAGTCTCCTATGACCACCACATCACGCACTGTTCCAGATCCATTCAACGAAAAGCCCGAGTTAAGGAACCCCATCGACCAGGTCAATGCATTGGTCGGCACTTATTTCGAAGTCAAGATCCCATCTGATACATTCTTTGACAAAGAGGATGGAACGACAGATAAGCTGCGATTAACCCTTCGACAAAACCATAATGAAATAGTTCCAGAGGACTCCTGGATCCAGTTCAACACGACCAGCCAACTCCTGTATGGACTGCCTGATGTCCAGCATGTGGGAAAACATGAATACTTCATGCAGGCAGCTGACAAAGGTGACCTCAATGCAATTGATGCTTTTGAGGTACGCGTAAACCGCTGGCCAACCAATGACAAAACGCCCGTTATATTTACGGCACGATTTGAGGGTGAGCCACGGTCTGTAACGAACAACATCCACAGGAAGATCCTCCTGGTTAAAAAGCTGGCATATGTCCTCGGGGACCGCAACAGCAGCACGGTGAGTCTAAGGAACATCACCAAAGGGTCCATTGTGGTGGAGTGGACGAACACCAGCCTGCCTCAGCATCCATGTCCAAAGGAGCAGATCTTAGTCATGAGCAGGACGCTGGCCAATTCTGACGGAAGACCCTCACAGAGCTTCAAGCACATAATGGACCCCGAATTCAAACCACTGGACGTCAAGGTGAAGGGGAGGGCAAGCTGCCGAATGTATTCCTTCATCCCACCAGGAGACATCGATATCCCAGAACCTCCAGCTGTCACTCCAGCTGTGGGATCAAGCAAGGATAGCGCAGATGACGTCTATCTCCACACGGTCATTCCTGCTGTGGTGGTGGCAGCAATATTGCTAATAGCAGGAATTATTGCAATGATCTGCTATAGAAAGAAACGAAAGGGCAAGCTTACCATCGAGGACCAGGCCACCTTCATTAAGAAAGGTGTGCCGATTATCTTTGCAGATGAACTTGATGATTCCAAGCCACCTCCATCCTCCAGTATGCCCTTGATTCTCCAGGAAGAGAAGCCCCCACTTCCACCCCCTGAATACCCCAACATGGCCACGCCAGAAACCACTCCCCTAAATCAGGAGCTGCTGGGGGAGTACACGGCTCTGCAAGATGACGACCCCAACGCGCCTCCCTACCAACCGCCTCCTCCCTTCACCACTCCTATGGAGGGCAAGGGCTCCCGTCCGAAGAACATAACTCCCTACAGATCTCCACCTCCTTATGTGCCGCCCTAA